The following are encoded together in the Anaerolineae bacterium genome:
- a CDS encoding Gfo/Idh/MocA family oxidoreductase — MGNAGKPVRVALVGCGYWGPNLARNFHEIADAELVACCDLDSRALDKMRLLYPTARVTDDFESICADPRVDAMAIATPARTHYTLARAALESGKHVLVEKPLTLNSQEAQELIFLAQKQERVLMVGHVFQYNPAVRYIKQLITEGKLGDLYYLYSTRVNLGRVQSDINALWSIAPHDISILLYLLESEPEWVSARGAIYLTDGIEDVVFMDLGFPKGILAHVHVSWLDPSKVRRMTIVGSKQMVVYDDVADEGKVKLYEKGVYRKGEPGFGEFQYRVHSGMITIPRLDLIEPLRLECQHFIECIREKRRPETDGINGLQVVRILEAAQASLDQGGRPQSLEPFSRTPQGEWAAWA; from the coding sequence GTGGGGAACGCTGGAAAGCCGGTGCGGGTTGCGCTGGTGGGATGTGGCTATTGGGGGCCTAACCTAGCTCGCAACTTCCATGAGATCGCTGATGCTGAGTTAGTAGCGTGCTGTGATCTGGATTCGCGGGCGTTGGATAAGATGAGGCTGCTCTATCCTACCGCGCGCGTGACAGATGACTTCGAGTCCATCTGTGCAGATCCGCGCGTGGACGCGATGGCTATCGCCACGCCGGCCCGCACTCATTATACACTGGCCAGGGCTGCCCTCGAGAGCGGGAAACATGTGCTGGTGGAGAAGCCGCTGACGCTGAACAGCCAGGAGGCGCAAGAGCTCATCTTCCTGGCGCAAAAGCAAGAGCGCGTCTTGATGGTGGGGCATGTGTTCCAGTACAACCCTGCAGTGCGCTATATCAAGCAGCTTATCACCGAAGGGAAGCTGGGCGACCTCTATTACCTATACTCGACGCGGGTGAACCTTGGACGTGTTCAGAGCGACATCAACGCCCTATGGAGCATCGCTCCGCACGATATCTCGATTTTGCTCTATCTCCTGGAGAGCGAGCCAGAGTGGGTGAGCGCACGCGGAGCCATCTATCTGACCGACGGCATCGAGGACGTCGTGTTCATGGACCTGGGATTTCCCAAAGGCATCCTAGCTCACGTCCATGTCAGTTGGCTAGACCCTAGCAAGGTGAGGCGCATGACCATCGTGGGCAGCAAGCAGATGGTCGTATACGATGATGTGGCAGATGAGGGCAAGGTCAAGTTGTATGAGAAAGGCGTTTATCGCAAAGGAGAGCCTGGCTTCGGGGAGTTTCAGTATCGCGTGCACTCCGGCATGATTACAATCCCACGGCTGGATTTGATTGAGCCACTGCGGTTGGAATGCCAGCACTTCATAGAGTGCATCAGAGAAAAACGTCGCCCTGAGACAGATGGCATCAATGGCCTGCAAGTTGTGCGAATCTTGGAGGCAGCTCAGGCCTCCCTGGATCAGGGTGGCAGGCCTCAGAGCTTGGAGCCTTTCAGTCGTACACCTCAGGGCGAATGGGCGGCGTGGGCGTAG
- a CDS encoding N-acetyltransferase, whose translation MRIHSQAFVPEYSILEDGCWLGPNVVLTNALHPLCPKVKQCLKGPTIKRGAKIGANATILPDITIGEGALVGAGAVVTQDVPPYAVVAGNPARVIKHVRELTCPYDLIDRPYEIRS comes from the coding sequence GTGCGGATTCACTCTCAGGCGTTTGTGCCAGAGTATTCGATCTTGGAGGATGGCTGTTGGCTTGGGCCGAACGTGGTGTTGACCAACGCGCTGCATCCGCTTTGCCCCAAGGTGAAGCAATGCTTAAAGGGCCCTACCATCAAACGGGGGGCCAAGATCGGCGCCAACGCGACGATCCTACCGGATATCACCATCGGCGAAGGCGCGCTGGTGGGAGCCGGGGCCGTCGTAACGCAAGATGTGCCCCCTTACGCGGTCGTTGCAGGCAATCCGGCGCGCGTGATCAAGCACGTTCGCGAGTTAACTTGCCCATATGATTTGATTGATCGGCCTTATGAAATACGGAGTTAG
- the htpG gene encoding molecular chaperone HtpG → MDEATQANVSTETFEFKAEIQQLLHILVHSLYTEREIFLRELISNASDALHRLQFEMLTTRDVVDPEAELAIRVDFDEKAGTLTVSDSGIGMTREELIENLGTIAHSGAMAFLKRLQESGQSAAEIIGQFGVGFYSVFMVADEVTVTSRSFRPEAQAVAWTSRGDTRYSIRPAERARRGISVEIKLKEDAREFLNAHRLEEIVRRYSDFVPFPIYVKDKVVNRRTAPWRQRPQELTPEQYHQFYRQLTLDTADPLLYVHISADAPVHIQGILYVPSRADRGLYTARMEHGPRLYSRKVLIQERASELLPPYLRFVEGVVDSDDLPLNISRETVQSNQVMSRIRSNLVRKLISELSTLAQENPDRYLTFWKEFGPFIKEGVSTDATHRESLIPLLRFHSSKTAEGEWISLAQYKERMKEGQQAIYYVLGEDLRSIARSPHMDYFRANDLEVLYLTEPIDSFLVMGLREFDGKPLRNIADAGLELPEAKAAQTDEETLPIEAFERLRAKFAAVLGERVAEVRESKLLRDSPCRLVIPQNTPGADLQRVFRMLERDFQAPKMILELNRAHPLIRDLGRLVIEAPDDPLIAQCAEQLYEGQLLSEGIHPNPVDMLPRIEALMAAAAHARVTGLGRGQ, encoded by the coding sequence ATGGATGAGGCTACGCAAGCGAACGTTTCCACCGAAACATTCGAGTTTAAGGCCGAAATTCAGCAACTGTTGCACATCTTGGTTCATTCCCTTTACACCGAGCGCGAGATCTTCCTGCGTGAGCTCATCTCCAACGCCTCGGACGCCCTCCACCGTCTGCAGTTCGAGATGCTGACCACCCGCGACGTGGTAGACCCGGAGGCCGAGCTGGCCATCCGTGTTGATTTTGACGAGAAAGCTGGCACTCTCACCGTAAGCGACAGCGGCATCGGGATGACGCGTGAAGAGTTGATCGAGAATCTGGGCACCATCGCCCACTCCGGCGCAATGGCGTTCCTCAAACGACTGCAGGAAAGCGGTCAATCCGCAGCCGAGATCATCGGCCAGTTCGGCGTTGGCTTCTACTCCGTCTTCATGGTCGCCGACGAAGTGACGGTCACTTCGCGCTCATTTCGGCCGGAAGCCCAGGCAGTGGCCTGGACCTCCCGTGGCGACACACGCTACTCTATCCGCCCAGCCGAGCGCGCCCGACGGGGGATCAGTGTGGAGATCAAATTGAAGGAGGACGCGCGCGAGTTCCTCAACGCCCATCGGCTGGAGGAGATTGTTCGCCGCTACTCCGATTTTGTGCCTTTCCCTATCTATGTGAAGGATAAAGTTGTCAACCGACGCACGGCGCCATGGCGGCAGCGGCCGCAGGAACTCACACCGGAACAATACCATCAGTTTTACCGACAACTCACGTTGGACACAGCCGATCCGCTGCTATACGTGCATATTTCCGCCGACGCGCCTGTGCACATCCAAGGCATCCTCTACGTGCCCTCACGGGCTGATCGGGGCCTATACACCGCACGCATGGAACATGGCCCCCGGCTGTACTCGCGCAAAGTGCTTATCCAGGAGCGCGCCAGCGAGCTCCTGCCGCCTTACTTGCGATTCGTGGAAGGCGTGGTGGATTCCGACGACCTCCCGCTCAACATCTCGCGGGAGACGGTGCAATCCAATCAGGTGATGTCCCGCATCCGCTCCAACCTGGTGCGCAAGCTGATCAGCGAGCTGAGCACCCTGGCCCAAGAGAATCCCGATCGCTATCTCACCTTCTGGAAAGAGTTTGGCCCCTTTATCAAAGAGGGGGTGTCCACTGACGCCACCCACCGTGAGTCGTTGATCCCCCTGCTACGCTTCCACAGCTCGAAGACAGCGGAGGGCGAGTGGATTTCCCTAGCCCAGTATAAGGAGCGGATGAAGGAGGGGCAACAGGCCATCTATTACGTCCTGGGGGAGGATTTGCGCTCCATCGCCCGCAGCCCACATATGGACTATTTCCGGGCGAACGACTTGGAAGTGCTTTATCTGACCGAGCCGATTGACAGCTTCCTAGTCATGGGGCTGCGGGAGTTTGACGGGAAACCACTGCGCAACATCGCCGATGCGGGGCTAGAGCTTCCCGAAGCGAAAGCGGCCCAGACGGATGAGGAAACACTGCCAATCGAGGCATTCGAGCGGCTGCGCGCGAAGTTTGCGGCCGTGTTAGGCGAGCGCGTGGCCGAAGTGCGCGAATCGAAGTTGCTGCGCGATAGCCCCTGTCGGTTGGTAATACCCCAGAACACGCCCGGCGCCGACCTGCAACGGGTCTTCCGCATGCTGGAGCGCGACTTCCAGGCGCCGAAGATGATCCTGGAGCTCAACCGGGCACATCCGCTGATTCGCGATCTGGGCCGGTTGGTGATAGAGGCCCCGGATGATCCGCTCATCGCTCAGTGCGCCGAGCAGCTATACGAGGGGCAACTGCTAAGTGAGGGGATTCACCCCAACCCGGTAGACATGCTGCCGCGCATTGAGGCGTTGATGGCCGCTGCAGCGCACGCCCGGGTGACCGGGCTGGGGCGAGGCCAATAA
- a CDS encoding ribokinase, producing the protein MPTIAVVGSIITDLAVLTPRLPARGENILAYRLKIGPGGKGANAAVAAARLGARSILIGRIGDDYFGREELAALRAEGVNTDAVSIDLEVQTGAAVVMVDDEGENTILVIIGANDRLTPEHVEAGLAPHWDHLDAVLINFEVPPAAVAAAVNAAHAHGVPAIVDAGPPRAFGPEIWGRATVISPNALEAAALVGHPVEDEAAAEAAARELLNGGPQAVVLKRGAAGALLVTREGAQHIPAFRVNVVDTTGAGDAFSGALVVALAEGKPLPEAVRFANAAGALAVTRVGTLPAMPTRAEVEAFLASQRVSEEP; encoded by the coding sequence CACGATCGCAGTGGTTGGCAGTATCATTACAGACTTAGCTGTGCTCACGCCGCGCCTGCCCGCGCGCGGCGAAAACATCCTGGCCTATCGCCTGAAGATCGGCCCCGGTGGCAAGGGAGCCAACGCGGCAGTAGCGGCTGCCCGGCTGGGCGCCCGCTCCATCCTGATCGGCCGCATTGGCGATGATTACTTCGGTCGCGAGGAGCTGGCCGCTCTGCGCGCCGAAGGGGTAAACACAGATGCGGTCAGCATTGACCTGGAAGTACAAACCGGCGCGGCGGTCGTCATGGTGGACGACGAAGGAGAGAATACGATCCTGGTCATCATTGGCGCCAACGACCGGCTGACTCCAGAACACGTAGAGGCAGGTCTGGCGCCCCACTGGGACCATTTGGACGCCGTGCTGATCAATTTCGAGGTGCCACCGGCGGCCGTCGCCGCGGCCGTGAATGCCGCTCACGCGCATGGCGTGCCTGCCATCGTAGACGCGGGCCCGCCGCGCGCCTTCGGGCCGGAGATCTGGGGCCGGGCGACGGTGATCTCGCCTAACGCGCTGGAGGCGGCTGCACTGGTGGGGCATCCGGTGGAGGACGAGGCCGCTGCCGAGGCTGCCGCCCGTGAGCTGTTAAACGGGGGACCACAGGCGGTAGTGCTCAAGCGCGGCGCAGCCGGCGCGCTGCTAGTGACTCGCGAGGGCGCTCAGCACATCCCGGCCTTTCGGGTGAACGTGGTGGATACTACCGGCGCGGGAGATGCTTTCAGCGGAGCGCTGGTGGTGGCTCTGGCGGAGGGGAAACCGTTGCCAGAGGCAGTGCGTTTCGCTAACGCTGCGGGCGCGCTGGCCGTCACCCGTGTAGGCACCCTGCCAGCCATGCCCACCCGAGCGGAAGTAGAGGCATTTTTGGCCTCTCAGAGGGTGTCTGAAGAGCCCTGA
- a CDS encoding AAA family ATPase: protein MPSRKRLWTCLVIACLVLSLSALPMQAQVDATQWHPFTTSDGLVDNAVNAIFQDRSGVLWFGTNAGVSRFDGFFTTVLGIPALASGVLAIHGTTDGALWFGTNQGAVRYVPATQEWRQFTRGQGLAADQVRSIVADHQGRLWFGTSEGVSAYEPNTGEWTTFTTADGLSHNVVNAIAIGPNQVLWFGTEKGVTQFDPIKGTWSQLGVEDGLAGDRVFAIQVGNAGDLWFGTASGVSRYEPFTGRWQTFTTAQGLGADFVWSILQDSQGHLWFGTNSGGVSHFDPVVGKWETFTTDNGLIANFVRDIWEDKDGGFWFATLGGISLYTGRSWRIVPVGNLSNPTINALTMDRRQRLWVATNGQGVWQYDGANWAQFSSQNGALRSDFVWSLYEDRDGNIWVGTAGGGVSRWDGQTWRTFTAKDGLADDYVISIRQGPDGRMWFGTPRGVSSLDVATREWKTLNVEDGLPGPRVNAIMITEDGEIWFGTDADGVCRYDGTRCEVFTTQNGLADDGIATGAIVPDGKGGLWFGHWRGGLSHWDGSGWTHIGTADGLAADRVYSLYRSSDGSLWAGTLGGLSRYDGRSWQTYTRLNGLASNEVTAIVEARDGALWLGTVSGLSWHRPERSAPWVKIERVNGRVAEARSQNVPDASVTIAPPISRQVKTGDGNIAITYRGGDLWTNSRELLYLYRLNGKDSNWSVTREGQRVYEGLAPGTYTFEVMARDLDFNYSPPDTLVIHVPRPSPRITVPLLGPISPVGLGFLVIVTLMAIVGLGYGSITYYNARSRPRQAVARRFNPYISGEPIRRPDMFFGRRELLKRILQVLHSNSVMIHGERRIGKTTMLHQIANQLAHQNDPEYRFIPIYMDLEGTPQRIFFHTLMEEILAATHAHLPQRPQLTFDQAKPEEYGDREFTADLRALLNALAQGEDRREVRLILLMDEMDIMNDYEPLVQQQLRRIFMQTFARNLGAVVAGIQISKEWDRIESPWYNLFNEIRLQPFTPEEARDLIEEPVRGVYTWDKDAVQFVIEKSEGRPHRIQQLCLEAVNRMIEAGRTRITLKDVQQAYEAII, encoded by the coding sequence ATGCCTTCACGGAAACGCCTCTGGACCTGTTTAGTGATTGCTTGCCTGGTCTTAAGCCTCTCAGCGCTTCCAATGCAGGCCCAGGTGGATGCCACGCAGTGGCATCCATTCACGACTTCAGATGGGTTGGTGGACAACGCGGTGAACGCCATTTTTCAAGATCGCTCGGGTGTCCTGTGGTTTGGGACCAACGCGGGTGTCAGCCGGTTCGATGGCTTTTTCACCACGGTATTGGGCATCCCCGCGCTGGCTAGCGGTGTGCTGGCCATCCATGGGACAACAGATGGGGCGCTGTGGTTTGGGACCAATCAGGGAGCGGTGCGTTATGTACCTGCCACTCAGGAATGGCGGCAGTTTACCCGTGGCCAAGGGTTGGCCGCTGATCAGGTCCGTTCCATCGTGGCCGATCACCAAGGACGCCTCTGGTTCGGCACGAGTGAAGGCGTGAGCGCCTATGAGCCCAACACGGGAGAGTGGACGACGTTCACAACGGCCGATGGGCTCTCGCATAACGTCGTCAATGCGATCGCCATTGGTCCCAATCAGGTGTTGTGGTTCGGCACCGAGAAAGGCGTGACGCAGTTCGATCCTATCAAGGGCACGTGGTCACAGCTTGGCGTGGAGGATGGGCTGGCCGGCGATCGGGTTTTCGCCATTCAGGTTGGCAATGCAGGTGATCTGTGGTTTGGCACGGCCAGCGGCGTCAGTCGTTACGAGCCCTTCACCGGACGGTGGCAGACGTTTACCACCGCCCAAGGGCTGGGGGCTGACTTCGTCTGGTCCATCCTGCAGGACAGCCAAGGGCATCTCTGGTTCGGCACGAACTCAGGTGGTGTCTCGCACTTCGATCCCGTCGTCGGCAAATGGGAGACGTTCACTACGGATAACGGCTTGATTGCGAACTTTGTGCGCGATATTTGGGAGGACAAGGACGGCGGCTTTTGGTTTGCGACTTTGGGGGGCATCAGCCTATACACGGGGAGATCGTGGCGAATTGTGCCGGTGGGCAACCTGAGCAACCCGACGATCAACGCGCTGACGATGGACCGACGTCAGCGGTTGTGGGTGGCTACGAACGGCCAGGGAGTGTGGCAGTACGATGGGGCCAATTGGGCTCAGTTCTCTAGCCAGAACGGAGCCCTTCGGTCTGATTTCGTCTGGTCGTTGTACGAGGACAGGGACGGCAATATATGGGTAGGGACAGCCGGCGGCGGCGTCAGCCGTTGGGATGGCCAAACATGGAGGACCTTCACGGCGAAAGATGGGTTGGCCGATGACTACGTAATCTCGATCCGACAGGGGCCTGATGGCCGCATGTGGTTTGGCACCCCTCGCGGGGTAAGTTCACTAGATGTGGCGACTAGAGAGTGGAAAACGCTGAACGTGGAGGATGGGCTGCCAGGGCCGCGAGTGAACGCGATCATGATCACGGAGGACGGCGAGATCTGGTTCGGTACCGATGCTGATGGGGTCTGCCGATATGACGGCACAAGGTGCGAAGTCTTTACTACCCAAAATGGCCTAGCCGATGACGGCATCGCCACCGGCGCGATCGTGCCTGATGGCAAAGGAGGGCTGTGGTTTGGACATTGGCGTGGTGGCTTGAGCCATTGGGATGGAAGTGGCTGGACTCACATCGGAACGGCGGACGGCTTAGCGGCCGATCGGGTGTACAGCCTGTATCGGAGTAGCGATGGCAGCCTATGGGCGGGCACCTTAGGCGGGCTCAGCCGGTATGATGGCCGCAGTTGGCAGACCTACACGCGGCTAAATGGCCTGGCTAGTAACGAGGTCACCGCCATCGTAGAGGCACGCGATGGTGCCCTCTGGCTGGGGACGGTTTCTGGGCTTTCTTGGCATCGGCCTGAGCGTTCAGCGCCTTGGGTGAAAATCGAGCGGGTCAACGGGCGAGTCGCTGAAGCCCGATCGCAGAATGTCCCGGATGCCAGTGTCACCATCGCTCCACCTATCAGCCGGCAGGTGAAGACCGGCGATGGCAACATCGCCATCACCTATCGCGGCGGCGACCTGTGGACGAATTCCAGAGAGCTATTGTACCTATACCGTCTGAATGGGAAGGATAGCAATTGGTCGGTCACCCGTGAGGGGCAGCGTGTATACGAGGGCCTGGCGCCGGGGACCTACACCTTCGAAGTGATGGCTCGGGACCTGGATTTCAACTATTCGCCGCCGGATACCCTCGTCATCCACGTGCCCAGGCCCAGCCCGAGGATCACGGTGCCTCTGTTAGGGCCGATTTCACCGGTGGGGCTTGGCTTCCTGGTGATCGTAACGCTCATGGCGATCGTCGGCCTAGGGTATGGCAGCATCACGTACTACAACGCGCGTAGCCGGCCCCGCCAGGCTGTCGCCCGCAGATTCAATCCCTACATCTCAGGAGAACCTATTCGCCGGCCCGATATGTTCTTCGGCCGGCGTGAGCTGCTGAAGCGTATCCTGCAGGTCCTGCACTCCAACAGCGTCATGATTCACGGTGAACGCCGCATCGGGAAGACGACCATGCTCCACCAGATCGCCAACCAGCTCGCTCACCAGAACGATCCGGAGTACCGTTTCATCCCGATCTACATGGACCTCGAGGGAACGCCTCAGAGGATCTTCTTCCACACCTTGATGGAGGAGATCCTTGCGGCCACTCATGCCCATCTGCCGCAACGGCCACAGCTCACCTTTGACCAAGCAAAACCTGAGGAATACGGCGATCGCGAGTTCACTGCGGACTTGCGAGCACTGCTCAACGCCCTCGCCCAGGGAGAGGACCGTCGGGAGGTACGGCTGATCCTGTTGATGGACGAGATGGATATCATGAATGATTACGAGCCGTTAGTGCAGCAACAGCTCCGCCGCATCTTCATGCAGACGTTCGCCCGCAATCTGGGCGCAGTGGTCGCTGGCATTCAGATCAGCAAGGAGTGGGATCGTATTGAGAGCCCCTGGTACAACCTGTTCAATGAGATCCGGTTGCAGCCGTTTACGCCTGAGGAAGCGCGCGATCTGATCGAAGAGCCGGTACGAGGTGTGTACACATGGGATAAAGATGCTGTACAGTTTGTCATCGAGAAGAGCGAGGGTAGGCCACATCGTATCCAGCAACTGTGCCTGGAGGCCGTCAACCGGATGATCGAGGCGGGCCGTACCCGGATTACGCTAAAGGATGTTCAACAGGCGTACGAGGCCATCATCTAA
- a CDS encoding LysM peptidoglycan-binding domain-containing protein — MKVWYARRLATFIAFFLFLNHFGLLARPVWAAPDHGTYIVRRGDTLFSIARRHGTNVETLQRLNGLSNPNQIRAGQVLIVPDAGDGNALVVSQPQSNAPTSSTGTIPSTGACIYTVQRGDYLYKIARKFGISPLQLARANGLSGSSGLIPGQVLRVPTSQCGAANPPRELALQPSRPPLLPTPTPLSTVPQLEPDLPPAPTPIPQLDNGSRVKISEPTPTPTPPIRPEVYD; from the coding sequence ATGAAGGTGTGGTATGCTCGCAGGCTTGCGACGTTCATAGCCTTTTTTCTCTTCTTGAATCACTTTGGGTTGTTGGCTAGGCCTGTATGGGCTGCACCCGATCACGGCACGTACATCGTTCGAAGAGGAGACACACTTTTCAGCATCGCTAGACGCCACGGCACCAACGTTGAGACATTACAACGGCTCAACGGGCTGTCCAACCCTAATCAGATTCGGGCCGGCCAGGTCCTTATTGTGCCTGATGCCGGTGATGGCAATGCACTTGTCGTATCTCAACCACAATCGAACGCTCCTACCTCGTCCACGGGGACAATCCCCAGTACCGGCGCATGCATCTACACCGTGCAACGAGGAGATTACCTGTACAAGATAGCCCGAAAGTTCGGTATTAGCCCTCTACAACTGGCCAGAGCCAACGGCCTTTCCGGTTCAAGTGGCCTGATCCCTGGGCAGGTCTTACGCGTCCCCACCAGCCAATGTGGAGCAGCCAACCCACCTCGTGAGTTGGCGTTACAACCATCAAGGCCACCACTATTACCGACGCCTACTCCGCTCTCAACTGTGCCGCAGCTCGAGCCAGATCTTCCACCAGCGCCGACCCCCATCCCCCAGTTGGACAACGGCAGCCGCGTGAAGATCTCCGAGCCCACCCCTACGCCCACGCCGCCCATTCGCCCTGAGGTGTACGACTGA